Part of the Microbacterium immunditiarum genome is shown below.
CGCCGCCGACGTCGTGCTGGTGGGCCCGCACCTCACCGACGCGGTCGCGCGCATCAAGCGCGACGCCGCCCTGCGGGGCACCGCCGTCGTTCTGCTGCCGTCCGACGTCTTCTCGGATCTGGACGGCACGCGGACCCTCGCACTGGTCCGCGACGCGGTCGGAGACTCCGGGGGGATTTCTCCGGCCGCGGGCACTCCCCCGCAGGCGACGACTCCCGTCGAAGTGCAGGACGAGGGTTTCACAGACGTCGACACGTGACTCCGATCGACATCGAGAAAGGTCAAGACATGCCCCAGGTCTCCCGGACGGTCCGCATCGGATCGTCGCACGGTCTGCACGCACGACCCGCCAAGCTCTTCGCCCAGGCGGCGAAGGACACCGGCATCCCGATCACGATCGCAAAGGACTCCGGCGCGCCCGTCAACGCCGCGAGCATCCTCGGCGTGATCTCGCTGGGCGTCGAGCAGGGCGA
Proteins encoded:
- a CDS encoding HPr family phosphocarrier protein, giving the protein MPQVSRTVRIGSSHGLHARPAKLFAQAAKDTGIPITIAKDSGAPVNAASILGVISLGVEQGDYVTLTADGDDAEAALDTLSELLTTDHDAE
- a CDS encoding PTS sugar transporter subunit IIB; translation: MRILVVCGAGASSTFVAQRVRHAAQDQGLPYTAFAGTEQSLPIDLDAADVVLVGPHLTDAVARIKRDAALRGTAVVLLPSDVFSDLDGTRTLALVRDAVGDSGGISPAAGTPPQATTPVEVQDEGFTDVDT